The nucleotide sequence TTTGGTACCAGGTAGTTTTCTAAATTAGCTCAAAACAAACCtgatgtttatttttattcttattcctCCTCCATGTTTTTCTGAAGCACTTTTACATCATGAATCAAATGTTTAAAAGTGCGTTGAATTTTGATGCTTGTTCTCGAAAGTTCTTAGaggtagaaaaagaaaaatgcataTGAATCTTATTGAGGATATTGTACAAAACATAGCAGTATGTATGGTAAAAATATAAGTAAGTTGATCCTGTGCAGCAATACTATTCAGCATCAGCACGGGAATTGGCACGGTTAGTTGGTATATGCCAAGCTCCTGTAATACAACATTTTTCTGAAACCATTTCTGGATCTACAACCATAAGAGCTTTTGAGCAAGAATCAAGGTTCGGTAACGTAAACATGAAATTGACGGATAGATATTCCCTACCAAAGATGTTTTCTGCTATAGCAATGGAATGGTTGTGTTTCAGATTGGATATTTTATCCTCCATCACATTTGCGTTCTGTTTGATTTTCTTGGTATCTTTTCCAAATGCAATTACTCCTGGTGAGttgttcaaaattcaaattacatACATACAACAATACTTATGACACTTTGGAAGGAAACCTCATTTTACTAATTCACTTTTATCTTTTGTCAAGGCATTGCGGGGTTGGCTGTGACGTATGGGCTCAATTTAAATTCACAAGTGGTTTATATAGTTTGGTATCTTTGCAATTTGGAGAACAAAATTATATCTGTAGAAAGAATTTTTCAATACACCTCCATCCCAAGTGAACCTCTTCTAGTCATAGAAGACAACCAACCTGATCCTTCATGGCCACCATTCGGGGAGGTTCATATCCAAGAGCTACAGGTACCCACAAAGAGTTACTCATTTGTTTTGTTTCAAAGCGACTGCAACTACTCGTCATGAATCATctctattaaaaattttaaaatttttggtaaaagcATATGAATGAGTTCATATCTTAACAACATGCGCTCTTACACGTCCCTTATGGCTTGACGCACTGGAAGTGTACAGATTCTCCTATTTTGTGATGAAATTCGACCattttttacttataaaaatcAGTTTAATAAGGATGGGTATTTAGATTACTTGGCTGTAGAGAACTAGGATCATGTTCTTGACTGTTTCTCTCAAAAACTTAAGCTATTATTACAGGGTCACATGGATGACTTTATGTGTTGACTATATTGTTATTTGGTTCATGGTTTTTATGTGGTAGAGTGAGATCATTAATTAGACTTTGTGTGATTTAGGTCAGGTATGCTCCTCACTTACCACTTGTATTACGTGGACTTACTTGCACTTTCGCTTCTGGAGCAAAAAACGGCATTGTGGGAAGAACTGGAAGCGGAAAAACAACTCTAGTGCAAACACTTTTCCGGCTTGTTGAGCCAGTTGCTGGAAAAATATTGATTGATAGCATCAATATATCTTCAATTGGAATTCATGATTTAAGATCCAAACTAAGCATTATTCCACAGGATCCAACAATGTTTGAAGGGACTATAAGGAACAACTTAGATCCACTGGAAGAATACACAGATGAACAAATTTGGGAGGTAATATGGTTTGCCTTTGACACTTTGAAGAACTGATCTTTTTATTAGTATATAATACTAATATGCTTCGGAAAATATTTTAGGCTTTAGATATGTGCCAACTTGGAGATGAAGtaaggaagaaagaagagaagctggaCTCCATAGGTTTGACTTCTCAAAACCTAAAAGATGAATAAGATCTTACAAGTCAAATTGTTATGTATATTTATAGCAAGAATATATTATAATCCTTTCTGTTGTTAATATTTGTCACGGTATATGCACATTGATTAAGAAGCACATTATCAATATTTGACTATAAATTTGTTTACTTAATAACTAGTTTATGGTGTAAATGCTTTGTTGTTTATTGTGCTTAACATTGTGTGAAGGGTACATTTGGAAAATGCTTAATAGATGTGACATTGAAATATGAGAACAATGGATATATTGAACTAAGTTACAGATATTGTGAATCAAAagaattattatattatattatattatattgcaTAACATTATGAATTCTACAGTTACCGAGAATGGCGAAAATTGGAGTATGGGTCAACGACAGTTGGTCTGCCTTGGCCGCGTCTTACTAAAGAAAAGCAAGATCCTAGTGCTTGACGAGGCTACGGCATCAGTTGATACTGCCACAGATAATATTATTCAGCAAACAGTTAAGCAGAATTTTTCAGACTGCACAATAATTACAATTGCTCATAGAATAACTTCAATCCTTGACAGTGACATGGTTCTGTTTCTTAACCAAGGCAAGAATCACTTCCCTTCTCTTTCGTTgcctttctcttttttatttgctATACTTTTTCTCTTGCCGGGAATATGAGTTATGTTAATATTGATCCTTCAGGACTCATTGAGGAATATGATTCACCAAAAAAGTTGCTTAAGAACAAATCTTCAGCTCTTGCTCAACTAGTTGAAGAATACACTCGAAGGTCAAACTCTGGTTTTGAAAGTTGAGACACCAGTGAATTGAATCTTGTGTGGAACCAATGTCCCGTGGCCTATATTTTAGTGATCTTCACATATTTCATTGTTGTTGAGACTTGTATAGGAATGGATCAATGGAACTTATCTTATGTCATGGAATGAATGCCTATGGCTGTAGTAGAAATGTGGAATGagtaaaaattctattttatgtattgttaattaataattaatttataatagtGACATATGTTAAACCATATACACGTTCATCACATATGTATGGAGAATGAAAAATTGAACTAAGATAATAGCGAAGCCAAGTAAAATGACTATCGGTTCCAACTCTTCTTGATCACAAAAATTCTGACCGAGTTTATGAAAATCCTTAATATAATACAATACCCATAACAAACACAATATCAGACATTACATATATCCTTCTATACTTCTTGAGTCGCCACTCTAATATTGCTATCGAAGATCATCAGTGATACATTACAATATTACATGCTTTGCGCACCAAAACATCCACATATTCTATACCCTCTGTACTATACAAACCTATCAAAACCAaactttagtataaaaactaacaTTGTGGGGGGTCGAAGTTCACAATTGAAACCAAACTCCTGTTCATATAATTGGTTTACATGTCCTGGTTTTATTGATTACACAGTATATTAATGTATCAAACATCTATGTGAAATGACATATTAAGTTAGGATCAAATTTTCATGTACCTCAATGTGAGACTTCTACAATATTGTTCTATCATTAAAACTGCTTGATTCTTACGATAACTACCTTAAAAGGTAATATTTATTTAGTTTGATCCATCATTGAAATAACAAGAAAGCACCAGCTTTCCTCATCCTTAGACAATAGCAGGTGAAATTTTGGCATCAAAGCTATACAAATTCAAGCATTTTCAAGCACCTACAAATTCATGCATTTTACCATAAGTACATGGTTCTACAATCATCTTTGTTTGTTTATTCTTTCATAAACATCTTGAAATGTACAGTAGCAAGATATAAAGATTGTCTTCTTTCTATTCTATACATGGAAATTTCTCTCTTGAGAATGCAGGGGAAAAATAACCCTTGCAGGGGAAAAATAACCCCTCTCCTCATTCTCATGACATATACATCTATACCATAccatataatttatatttatacaaCTAGAGATTCAAACTACTATGAAACACAGAGATCGAAACAAAACCTTAGGTTATTTGATCTGAATTCCAAGCGGGAAGATCAATATTCATTCTTTCTACAGGAGCACGCTCATTCGTTTCACGAAGTTGAGCCAGCCGATTCTGCATGCTTCTGAATGAAGGAGCATCAATTATATGAGATACACTATCATGGTACAATGGATCTTCATAAAAATTGACAAGAGCCTCAGCTGCATTATCCCTTAGTTCCTCAAAATCGTCATGCAACAAGTCAATGAAGATTGGAACCACCCCAGCATCGGAAAGTGCAATTCTATTCACCCTATCATAGCTCATCTGAGAAAATGCACCAGAAACATTCTCCTTTACGTCATTGCTTCCACTCCCCAAAAGCTCAACAAGTACCGGAATCACGCCTGAATCGCGCACCACTGGTATTGAGTGGTTGTAAGTTGATAGATCCCACACCACATTAGCAGCTGCAGACTTCGCCTCATTATCACCATCTCTCATAATCCTTACTAAGTGCCCAACAATTTCGATGGCGTTAGCCTCATCAAAAGCCAACACGCAAAATGCGTCCTCTGCGATGTCCTTACCAGAAGGATCGCCCCCTTCAAGAAGCTCGGAATAAAGGGGGATAGCCCCAGCTTGAGCAATTGACCTAATGCAATCAACATAGGCAGAGATCACACCAAGAGTATTCCCAGCCACAAGCTTCGTGGTGTGATCTCTGCTGCAAAATAGCTCCACAACTGGGAGTATTGCACCCAATTCAACAACAGCCCGCCTACCTATGTTGCACAAACACAAAGACAATTATTTAATACAACACGTAAATACAACAATTTAATGATAGCATCAGTCACAAATTTAGCAAGTATTTGATGCAGACACATAAAGTGCACAACTGAATACAAATGAAGTATTTGTAATTTGTGCAATCATAGTCGCCTACCTTCTCTTGTAACTCCAAACATCCCAATTGCTTGGCATGCCCTCTCTCTAGAGACCATACTACCAACACCAACAGCCTCCACAACATAGCGAAGAGCATCAAGCCTAACTATTTCCCTCCTAACATTGCGCCGCAGCGCCAACAAACTCAGAATCTCCAACAAATACCTTCGAATTTCCCGATCCTCGCAAGAACTCAACTTATTTACAATGATACCTAACCCACCAGCAGTAGCAACAACAGCCCTACTTGTGTTACAAAAACCAACCACAACCAACAAGCATTTCACAAGAACTTTCAGAAACATCCCATCAGAATGAGGCAACAAATTCATAAGCAATTGCGCAGCACCGTTTGCACCCATTTGAGTTACCAACTCGTCACTCCTGCAAGCTATGCACTTCAAGCAATAAGCTGAAGCCATTTGAAGAGAGAAATTGGCAGAATCATTTGAACGGTTATTGTGGCCAAGGATCTCCATAAGAAAGGGTATGGTGCGAGCCAATACATGTTCAGGGGCGTGTTTGGAGTAACGAGCAAGCATTGCCATGGCTTTGATTCTCTTGGACTTGATCTCTGTGGCTATTGCATTCTGAAATTTTCTCAGTTCATTTTCCCAATCAATGTCACCACTTTCACTTTCATCcatttttcttctctctcttgttTCTTTCCCCAAATGACTTGGAACTTCAAGCCCAAATTAATTGTGGGACTAATAGAAAAAGTACCGATGAAATAACACAATCAAAACCTTCATAAAGTTCTAAAGATAGAGAAGGGCCTGAATTGAAGAGCAATGAATTGAATTTAGGTATCATACCTCTGGAAAATCGAAATTGCGATAAAAATAATGGTTGGTGCTAAGGAGACCCAACTGAGGCAACGCTTCAGGAAAAGAAGAGGTTCGGTGAGCCATTCTCGGACTCTCAGCAGTGTTTAAAGGGAAAACTCACGTGCAGTTTCCGTTGAGTTGTTAGCTGTGATTATTATGTGAATCTTGATTTGACATGTTGTAACCAAAATTTGATGGGAATAGAtccttgttaaaaaaaaaatttgaaagggTTAAATCTATAGTCTTCTAAGATTAAAAAACCCTAGCAGAGAAAGAGTACGTACTCCGTACTCAAggagaatgagagaaggagagagcgggGCGAACGGTTGAGGGTGAAACACAGTGCGGCCTTCCTCCTTGCAGAACTCGCCAGTTGATAAAAATGGTGGCACAATGGAGGAAACCTTAGTAGATGGAAGCATGACAGGTGCAGTGTCAGGAGGTCCGAAGGGGGCAATTATTGAGGATCAGAGGGTGCCAGTACCGCAGGACAAACCACCTATTGAGGTTGGTGATTCTGTTTAGAGTtttatgttcttatttattctgtccctattatctatggatagtttaaatatgatTGTTTAGAATATTAagggtgcttctaataagttagcccgTGTGCATTGCAAGGAACTTGTTAGGAAATTTAGacctgttttctttattgtggttgaaactcactccccttttcagcatttaaaattATTCTGGGAAAGATTGGGGTATCACTCTGTTGGTATAGTAGAAGCAGAGGGGCATAAGGGAGGTATTTGGTTTCTATCCTCTATAAAGGGTGTTTGTTGTAAGNNNNNNNNNNNNNNNNNNNNNNNNNNNNNNNNNNNNNNNNNNNNNNNNNNNNNNNNNNNNNNNNNNNNNNNNNNNNNNNNNNNNNNNNNNNNNNNNNNNNNNNNNNNNNNNNNNNNNNNNNNNNNNNNNNNNNNNNNNNNNNNNNNNNNNNNNNNNNNNNNNNNNNNNNNNNNNNNNNNNNNNNNNNNNNNNNNNNNNNNNNNNNNNNNNNNNNNNNNNNNNNNNNNNNNNNNNNNNNNNNNNNNNNNNNNNNNNNNNNNNNNNNNNNNNNNNNNNNNNNNNNNNNNNNNNNNNNNNNNNNNNNNNNNNNNNNNNNNNNNNNNNNNNNNNNNNNNNNNNNNNNNNNNNNNNNNNNNNNNNNNNNNNNNNNNNNNNNNNNNNNNNNNNNNNNNNNNNNNNNNNNNNNNNNNNNNNNNNNNNNNNNNNNNNNNNNNNNNNNNNNNNNNNNNNNNNNNNNNNNNNNNNNNNNNNNNNNNNNNNNNNNNNNNNNNNNNNNNNNNNNNNNNNNNNNNNNNNNNNNNNNNNNNNNNNNNNNNNNNNNNNNNNNNNNNNNNNNNNNNNNNNNNNNNNNNNNNNNNNNNNNNNNNNNNNNNNNNNNNNNNNNNNNNNNNNNNNNNNNNNNNNNNNNNNNNNNNNNNNNNNNNNNNNNNNNNNNNNNNNNNNNNNNNNNNNNNNNNNNNNNNNNNNNNNNNNNNNNNNNNNNNNNNNNNNNNNNNNNNNNNNNNNNNNNNNNNNNNNNNNNNNNNNNNNNNNNNNNNNNNNNNNNNNNNNNNNNNNNNNNNNNNNNNNNNNNNNNNNNNNNNNNNNNNNNNNNNNNNNNNNNNNNNNNNNNNNNNNNNNNNNNNNNNNNNNNNNNNNNNNNNNNNNNNNNNNNNNNNNNNNNNNNNNNNNNNNNNNNNNNNNNNNNNNNNNNNNNNNNNNNNNNNNNNNNNNNNNNNNNNNNNNNNNNNNNNNNNNNNNNNNNNNNNNNNNNNNNNNNNNNNNNNNNNNNNNNNNNNNNNNNNNNNNNNNNNNNNNNNNNNNNNNNNNNNNNNNNNNNNNNNNNNNNNNNNNNNNNNNNNNNNNNNNNNNNNNNNNNNNNNNNNNNNNNNNNNNNNNNNNNNNNNNNNNNNNNNNNNNNNNNNNNNNNNNNNNNNNNNNNNNNNNNNNNNNNNNNNNNNNNNNNNNNNNNNNNNNNNNNNNNNNNNNNNNNNNNNNNNNNNNNNNNNNNNNNNNNNNNNNNNNNNNNNNNNNNNNNNNNNNNNNNNNNNNNNNNNNNNNNNNNNN is from Arachis ipaensis cultivar K30076 chromosome B01, Araip1.1, whole genome shotgun sequence and encodes:
- the LOC107619629 gene encoding protein spotted leaf 11; the encoded protein is MDESESGDIDWENELRKFQNAIATEIKSKRIKAMAMLARYSKHAPEHVLARTIPFLMEILGHNNRSNDSANFSLQMASAYCLKCIACRSDELVTQMGANGAAQLLMNLLPHSDGMFLKVLVKCLLVVVGFCNTSRAVVATAGGLGIIVNKLSSCEDREIRRYLLEILSLLALRRNVRREIVRLDALRYVVEAVGVGSMVSRERACQAIGMFGVTREGRRAVVELGAILPVVELFCSRDHTTKLVAGNTLGVISAYVDCIRSIAQAGAIPLYSELLEGGDPSGKDIAEDAFCVLAFDEANAIEIVGHLVRIMRDGDNEAKSAAANVVWDLSTYNHSIPVVRDSGVIPVLVELLGSGSNDVKENVSGAFSQMSYDRVNRIALSDAGVVPIFIDLLHDDFEELRDNAAEALVNFYEDPLYHDSVSHIIDAPSFRSMQNRLAQLRETNERAPVERMNIDLPAWNSDQIT